In Gemmata obscuriglobus, a single genomic region encodes these proteins:
- a CDS encoding DNA methyltransferase — translation MNRPTVPGGLEPRDPNRRRSLTNIGGAVTKEGDRADADRLAHALDVPPATDAEDDAARGHVHGFHTYPARMHPITAARLVRAFAPPGGTVLDPFCGSGTVLVESLVAGRNARGTDLNPLAVLLAQCKTRPRTPADIDRLVADAVACAEEADARRKAKAGASRRFSPEDVELFEPHVLLELDSLRAKIGTFGGPNRSDLELLLSSVLVKLSRKPGDTGWGVRTRRTAGGFAAKLFVQRAQDLAARLSALRVLLPAPAPTATVVQDDATDLKRLPPGFVGAVVTSPPYAATYDYIAHHSLRLRWLGLDPAPLARGEIGSRTAYARLTPAAARTAWCRELDRFFRAVGRLLPPGAPMVLLMADSAVGDGAIRADEVAAEVGRACGLLPAARASQPRPHFHGPTANAFRDRPRFEHALLLRKA, via the coding sequence GTGAACCGTCCTACCGTGCCCGGCGGCCTTGAGCCGCGTGACCCGAATCGCCGCCGCTCGCTCACCAACATCGGCGGGGCGGTTACGAAGGAGGGGGACCGCGCCGACGCCGATCGGCTCGCGCACGCGCTCGACGTGCCCCCCGCCACCGACGCCGAGGACGACGCGGCCCGCGGGCACGTCCACGGGTTCCACACGTACCCGGCCCGGATGCACCCCATTACGGCGGCGCGTCTGGTGCGCGCGTTCGCGCCGCCGGGCGGAACGGTCCTCGACCCGTTCTGCGGGTCGGGCACCGTTCTCGTGGAGTCCCTCGTCGCCGGGCGGAACGCCCGCGGTACCGACTTGAACCCGCTGGCGGTTTTGCTCGCGCAGTGCAAGACCCGCCCCCGCACGCCAGCGGACATCGACCGGCTGGTGGCCGACGCCGTCGCCTGCGCGGAGGAGGCCGACGCGCGGCGCAAGGCGAAGGCGGGGGCGAGCCGCCGGTTTTCGCCGGAGGACGTGGAGCTGTTCGAGCCGCACGTGCTGCTCGAACTCGATTCGCTGCGGGCGAAGATCGGGACGTTCGGCGGCCCGAACCGCTCCGATCTGGAACTGCTCCTTTCGTCGGTGCTGGTGAAGCTGTCGCGGAAGCCGGGGGACACCGGGTGGGGCGTGCGGACCCGGCGCACGGCCGGCGGCTTCGCGGCGAAGCTGTTCGTTCAACGCGCGCAGGACCTGGCGGCGCGTTTGTCGGCCTTGCGGGTGTTGCTCCCCGCCCCCGCGCCGACCGCGACCGTTGTGCAGGACGACGCCACGGACCTGAAGCGCCTGCCGCCGGGGTTCGTGGGCGCGGTCGTCACCTCACCGCCCTACGCCGCGACCTACGACTACATCGCGCACCACTCGCTGCGGCTCCGGTGGCTGGGCCTGGACCCGGCCCCGCTGGCGCGCGGGGAGATCGGCTCGCGCACCGCCTATGCGCGGCTCACGCCCGCAGCCGCCCGCACCGCTTGGTGTCGTGAACTGGACCGGTTCTTCCGGGCCGTGGGGCGGTTGCTGCCGCCGGGTGCGCCGATGGTGCTCCTGATGGCCGATTCGGCCGTCGGTGACGGCGCGATCCGGGCCGACGAGGTGGCGGCGGAGGTCGGGCGTGCGTGCGGCTTGCTGCCCGCGGCGCGGGCCTCACAGCCGCGCCCGCACTTCCACGGCCCGACGGCGAACGCGTTCCGCGACCGCCCGCGGTTCGAGCACGCGCTCCTGCTGCGGAAGGCGTGA
- a CDS encoding ATP-binding protein, with translation MLATALTVCTFGLGWGLGPPLTQPQALALPVGDVRPVRSSGLRSAPAIAAVRTFPVPLLRPLTLQPLPLHTLAVVVARGGQRAQAGSAPVAPPAPAPAPPDPPEWAGHRTSLALALVAAVCLIGAAVLRLQTRRAAALARRERAERNRLEEQLKLAVRLEAAGRLAGSVAHDFNNLLTVINGCTALLEAEINDANHPDRTRKFAAAIRRAGEQAASLTRQLLAFSRQRPVDPYPLDLNDVLAGATDLLERLLGDRIAVQLQLGEGLPRVTAEPGLLVQVLLNLGVNAADAMPGGGTLTLATGPGPSNWVRLTVADTGTGMSSDAKGRAFEPGFTTKPAGKGTGLGLSTVHGIVRGLGGRIGLTSEPGRGTTFEIDLPVAPGASNAPAIGPAAGGAPARPHAPAVVLLVEDEEAVCVLLRHVLEAAGHTVLAGGTPAEALRLLGQYRGTLDLLLTDVVLPGMSGRALADRVRVAHPTAKVLFMSGYTADELRERGVNDEQADFLHKPFLPHELVERVTQVLAGPCP, from the coding sequence ATGCTCGCCACCGCTCTAACGGTCTGCACGTTCGGACTGGGGTGGGGGCTGGGACCGCCGCTGACTCAACCGCAGGCTCTCGCGCTGCCCGTCGGGGACGTGAGACCTGTGCGCTCGAGCGGGCTCCGTTCGGCTCCTGCGATCGCGGCCGTGCGAACGTTTCCCGTGCCGCTTCTCCGCCCCTTAACGCTCCAACCACTCCCGCTGCACACGCTCGCGGTGGTCGTTGCGCGGGGCGGCCAGCGGGCACAGGCGGGGTCGGCGCCCGTGGCTCCCCCGGCGCCGGCCCCGGCCCCACCGGACCCGCCGGAGTGGGCCGGCCATCGGACCTCTCTGGCCCTCGCACTCGTGGCGGCGGTCTGCCTGATCGGAGCTGCCGTGCTGCGGCTCCAGACGCGGCGGGCCGCGGCCCTTGCGCGCCGTGAGCGTGCCGAGCGGAACCGGTTGGAGGAGCAACTGAAACTCGCGGTCCGGTTGGAGGCAGCGGGGCGCCTGGCGGGAAGCGTGGCGCACGACTTCAACAACCTGCTCACCGTCATTAACGGGTGTACGGCGCTGCTCGAGGCGGAGATCAACGACGCGAACCACCCGGACCGGACCCGGAAGTTCGCGGCCGCGATCCGCCGGGCCGGGGAGCAGGCCGCGAGCCTGACGCGGCAACTGCTCGCGTTCAGCCGGCAGCGCCCGGTGGACCCGTACCCGCTCGACTTGAACGACGTGCTCGCCGGCGCAACCGACCTGTTGGAGCGGCTGCTCGGCGACCGGATCGCGGTGCAATTGCAACTCGGGGAGGGGCTGCCGCGGGTGACGGCCGAGCCCGGGTTGCTGGTGCAGGTGCTCCTGAACCTGGGGGTGAACGCGGCGGACGCGATGCCGGGCGGGGGCACGCTCACGCTCGCGACCGGCCCGGGTCCGTCCAACTGGGTGCGGCTCACCGTGGCCGACACCGGCACCGGCATGAGCTCGGACGCGAAAGGTCGGGCGTTCGAGCCGGGGTTCACGACGAAGCCCGCGGGGAAGGGGACCGGGCTGGGGCTGTCGACCGTTCACGGGATCGTGCGCGGGCTGGGCGGGCGGATCGGGCTCACGTCCGAGCCGGGGCGCGGCACCACGTTCGAGATCGACCTGCCGGTCGCCCCGGGGGCGTCGAACGCGCCTGCTATTGGGCCGGCGGCCGGCGGCGCTCCCGCCCGACCCCACGCGCCGGCGGTGGTGCTACTGGTCGAGGACGAAGAGGCCGTGTGCGTGCTCCTACGCCACGTGCTCGAGGCGGCCGGACACACGGTCCTGGCCGGAGGCACCCCCGCGGAGGCGCTGCGGCTGTTGGGCCAGTACCGCGGCACGCTCGACCTGCTGCTGACCGACGTGGTGCTGCCCGGGATGAGCGGCCGGGCGCTCGCCGACCGGGTGCGGGTCGCGCACCCCACCGCGAAAGTGCTGTTCATGTCCGGATATACTGCTGATGAGCTGCGCGAGCGGGGCGTGAACGACGAACAGGCGGACTTCCTGCACAAGCCGTTCCTGCCTCACGAACTGGTCGAGCGGGTGACTCAGGTGCTCGCCGGCCCGTGCCCGTAG
- a CDS encoding DUF6065 family protein codes for MNPTTLEIPLIAYALHENQSADTFPEPAPIPRDWMDGAHQRHPYRCLPLVIANQCGWVLRSPVGFSAYWYGGAAKQDVELRFDRPDNRIVSHFGSGVITFTVPFLFRTPPGINIWVKGPANWIKDGVQPLEGVVETDWLASTFTMNWKMTRVCEWVRFEQGEPFCMLVPVPRGLVESFVPKVVPLATEPELQAQYKKWEQSRSGFLEGLQTRNPEAVARGWQKDYFQGRTVDGKAVESHQTKLSVKPFTSDTTSG; via the coding sequence ATGAACCCGACGACACTCGAAATCCCGCTCATCGCCTACGCGCTCCACGAAAACCAGTCCGCGGACACGTTCCCCGAGCCGGCCCCGATCCCCCGCGATTGGATGGACGGCGCGCACCAGCGGCACCCGTACCGCTGCCTCCCGCTCGTCATCGCCAACCAGTGTGGGTGGGTGCTCCGGTCGCCCGTCGGGTTCAGTGCCTACTGGTACGGCGGCGCCGCCAAGCAGGACGTGGAACTCCGCTTCGACCGCCCCGATAACCGCATCGTAAGTCACTTCGGCAGCGGGGTCATCACGTTCACCGTCCCGTTCCTGTTCCGCACCCCGCCGGGCATCAACATCTGGGTGAAGGGGCCGGCGAACTGGATCAAGGACGGCGTGCAACCGCTCGAGGGGGTAGTGGAAACGGACTGGCTCGCGTCCACGTTCACTATGAACTGGAAGATGACCCGGGTGTGCGAGTGGGTGCGGTTCGAGCAAGGCGAGCCGTTCTGTATGCTCGTGCCCGTGCCCCGGGGACTGGTCGAGAGCTTCGTTCCGAAGGTGGTGCCGCTGGCGACCGAGCCCGAACTTCAGGCGCAGTACAAGAAATGGGAGCAGAGCCGGAGCGGGTTCCTGGAGGGGCTCCAGACCCGCAACCCGGAGGCCGTGGCCCGCGGTTGGCAGAAGGACTACTTCCAGGGGCGGACGGTCGACGGCAAGGCGGTCGAATCCCACCAGACGAAGCTCAGCGTCAAGCCGTTCACGTCCGACACCACATCCGGCTGA
- a CDS encoding glycosyltransferase family 4 protein, with protein MLHKMKKRRVAEEPYPAPGHTRPGHGKELAMRVLITAPPILRDRKKSGIGQYTQELLAGLGRLAGAGAVHSWYPSRWMRVGQHWLNHQCARYEAVAGRAGVRARLEMKLRGRFLNAVRAAFPVMRHPYHETVRRSGCDLYHEPNFIALNLGIPTVVSVHDLSVLAHPEWHPPVRIRHFACNFLPGLDFATRLIAISEFSKSEIVRHLGWPADRVSVTYMGVRPGLRRVSGAELTHKLKALGLPPGYLLHVGTVEPRKNLEMLTRAYAALPAAVRERHPLVLVGGPGWRSEALHSHLKSAGRAQNIRWLGYAADEHVAALYSGARALVFPTFYEGFGIPTIEMMACGGAVLASTAGAVAETAGGVAHLIDPHDEAGWRDAMLRVCTDDDWWRHLQTGTEERAAQYTWDRCARDTLEAYRLTLSQSAERGARRAA; from the coding sequence ATGCTGCACAAGATGAAGAAGAGGCGGGTTGCGGAGGAACCGTACCCGGCCCCGGGCCACACCCGGCCCGGACACGGGAAGGAACTCGCGATGCGCGTGCTAATCACCGCCCCCCCCATCCTCCGCGACCGAAAAAAGTCGGGCATCGGACAGTACACCCAGGAGTTGCTCGCCGGGTTGGGCCGCCTCGCCGGTGCCGGGGCCGTCCATTCGTGGTACCCGAGCCGGTGGATGCGGGTCGGGCAGCACTGGCTCAACCACCAGTGCGCCCGGTACGAGGCGGTGGCCGGCCGCGCGGGCGTTCGGGCGCGGCTCGAGATGAAGCTCCGCGGCCGGTTCCTCAACGCGGTCCGCGCGGCGTTCCCGGTCATGCGGCACCCGTACCATGAAACGGTCCGCCGGAGCGGCTGCGACCTCTACCACGAGCCCAACTTCATCGCGCTCAACCTCGGCATCCCGACGGTCGTGTCGGTCCACGACCTGTCCGTGCTGGCCCACCCGGAGTGGCACCCGCCGGTCCGCATCCGGCACTTCGCGTGCAACTTCCTCCCCGGTCTGGATTTCGCCACACGGCTGATCGCGATCTCGGAGTTCAGCAAGAGCGAGATCGTGCGGCACCTGGGCTGGCCGGCGGACCGGGTGAGCGTCACGTACATGGGCGTGCGCCCCGGGCTGCGGCGCGTCAGCGGCGCCGAGCTGACCCACAAGCTGAAGGCGCTCGGCCTGCCGCCGGGGTACCTGCTCCACGTCGGCACCGTCGAACCGCGCAAGAACCTGGAGATGCTCACCCGGGCCTACGCCGCACTGCCCGCGGCGGTCCGCGAGCGGCACCCGCTGGTCCTGGTCGGCGGCCCCGGGTGGCGGTCGGAGGCGCTCCACTCGCACCTCAAGAGCGCCGGCCGGGCGCAGAACATCCGCTGGCTCGGGTACGCGGCCGACGAACACGTCGCGGCGCTGTACTCGGGCGCGCGGGCGCTGGTGTTCCCGACCTTTTACGAAGGCTTCGGCATCCCGACCATCGAGATGATGGCGTGCGGCGGCGCGGTACTCGCGTCCACCGCCGGGGCGGTCGCCGAAACGGCCGGCGGGGTGGCCCACCTGATCGACCCGCACGACGAAGCGGGGTGGCGGGACGCCATGCTCCGCGTCTGCACCGACGACGACTGGTGGCGGCACCTGCAAACGGGCACGGAAGAGCGGGCGGCGCAGTACACCTGGGACCGCTGCGCGCGCGACACGCTAGAGGCGTACCGCCTCACGCTGAGCCAGTCGGCGGAGCGTGGCGCCCGGCGCGCCGCTTGA
- a CDS encoding glycosyltransferase family 4 protein, translated as MPRAAILTSSVHPGDAVGHDTLLLAEELTGQGYQTGIFADNWAAGLTGVRHYHGLAAHLTAPDDLLIYQFALGWEEALRLLRSVPCRRVVRYHNVTPPHFFHRLDMNYALACFDGRRQIAAVVAAGCEHYLADSEFNRGELLEAGLDPRAATVAPPLHRVEQLLAADADEAVLDRFQDGRTNWLAVGRIAPNKGHALLIDAFARYRTHDPGARLLLAGGSDPRLEEYTAGLRRQAAALGVSDAVVFVGKVTESALKALYLAADVFVTASEHEGFCIPLVEAMAFKVPVVAYGTTAVPETLGGVGLVWDEPDPDLLAASVRKVVDDEALAVALGTAGWQRYRHQFHNDRTRQIIRAVLRGAA; from the coding sequence ATGCCCCGCGCCGCGATCCTGACCTCGTCCGTTCACCCCGGCGACGCGGTAGGGCACGACACCCTCTTGCTGGCCGAGGAGCTGACCGGCCAGGGGTACCAGACCGGCATCTTTGCCGACAACTGGGCCGCCGGCCTCACCGGGGTGCGGCACTACCACGGGCTCGCGGCGCACCTCACTGCCCCCGACGACCTGCTCATTTACCAGTTCGCGCTCGGCTGGGAGGAGGCGCTGCGGCTGCTCCGGTCGGTCCCGTGCCGCCGGGTGGTACGGTACCACAACGTCACCCCGCCGCACTTCTTCCACCGCCTGGACATGAACTACGCGCTGGCCTGTTTCGACGGCCGGCGGCAGATCGCCGCGGTAGTCGCGGCCGGGTGCGAGCACTACCTGGCGGACTCGGAGTTCAACCGCGGCGAGCTGCTCGAAGCCGGGCTCGACCCGCGGGCCGCCACCGTGGCCCCGCCGCTGCACCGGGTCGAGCAGTTGCTCGCGGCCGACGCCGACGAGGCCGTGCTGGACCGCTTTCAGGACGGCCGGACGAACTGGCTCGCGGTCGGCCGGATCGCGCCGAACAAGGGGCACGCCCTGCTCATCGACGCGTTCGCCCGGTACCGGACCCACGACCCCGGCGCCCGCCTGCTGCTGGCCGGCGGGTCCGACCCGCGGTTGGAAGAATACACCGCCGGGTTGCGTCGCCAAGCCGCCGCGCTGGGGGTGAGCGACGCCGTCGTGTTCGTCGGCAAGGTGACCGAGTCGGCACTCAAGGCGCTGTACCTGGCGGCCGACGTGTTCGTGACGGCGAGCGAGCACGAGGGGTTCTGCATCCCGCTGGTCGAGGCGATGGCGTTCAAGGTGCCGGTCGTCGCCTACGGGACTACGGCCGTGCCCGAAACGCTCGGCGGCGTCGGGTTGGTCTGGGACGAGCCCGATCCCGACCTGTTGGCCGCGTCGGTCCGGAAGGTCGTGGACGACGAGGCCCTCGCCGTCGCGCTGGGCACCGCGGGGTGGCAGCGGTACCGGCACCAGTTCCACAATGACCGCACCCGGCAAATCATTCGGGCGGTGCTCCGGGGGGCCGCATGA
- a CDS encoding glycosyltransferase family 4 protein has protein sequence MSKVALVVQRSHPTIVGGSEALAWVYAELLRDRFAVEILTSTALDYVTWRSELPEGAETRDGVTVRRFAPARERTDYWHRLNARLARDYKAATVPGAPSQLDGPWTLPMQEEYIRRQGPDCPGLYRHLEAHAHEYQALLFVTYLYPTSYFGLAHAPADRSWLVPTLHDEPTAYLSAYRHMARRVRGALWLTAPEREIGHALWGEIPGLLVAMPVVTEPAAPASGTPYLLYCGRIDEAKGCRELLEMFERFRLKHPNRLRLVLVGAEHMTGIRGRPGVEYRGVVSDAEKFSLMAGATAVVMPSAYESFSLATLEALAQRTPVLVNEACAVLADHARVSGGGLAYRGAEPFVAGLEQILAEPDPRRRWGDPGRDYVLARYHPDRVRDALVDELTGTGGPRRAG, from the coding sequence ATGAGCAAGGTCGCGCTGGTCGTCCAGCGGTCGCACCCCACCATCGTCGGCGGGTCCGAAGCGCTGGCCTGGGTGTACGCCGAGTTGCTACGCGACCGGTTCGCGGTGGAGATTCTCACGTCCACCGCGCTGGACTACGTGACGTGGCGGAGCGAATTGCCCGAGGGCGCCGAGACGCGCGACGGGGTGACGGTGCGCCGGTTCGCCCCGGCGCGCGAGCGGACCGACTACTGGCACCGGCTGAACGCCCGGCTCGCCCGCGACTACAAGGCCGCGACGGTGCCCGGCGCGCCGAGCCAGTTGGACGGCCCGTGGACCCTGCCGATGCAGGAGGAGTACATCCGCCGGCAGGGGCCGGACTGTCCCGGCCTGTACCGGCACCTCGAAGCCCACGCCCACGAATATCAGGCCCTGCTGTTCGTCACCTACCTGTACCCCACCAGCTACTTCGGCCTGGCGCACGCGCCGGCCGACCGGTCGTGGCTGGTGCCGACCCTGCACGACGAGCCGACGGCGTACCTGTCGGCGTACCGTCACATGGCCCGGCGGGTGCGCGGCGCCCTGTGGCTGACGGCGCCCGAGCGCGAAATCGGGCACGCGCTCTGGGGCGAGATCCCGGGGCTGCTAGTAGCGATGCCGGTGGTCACTGAGCCGGCGGCGCCCGCGTCCGGCACGCCGTACCTGCTGTACTGCGGGCGCATCGACGAGGCGAAGGGGTGCCGGGAGCTGCTGGAGATGTTCGAGCGGTTCCGGCTCAAGCACCCCAACCGGCTGCGGCTCGTACTCGTCGGGGCCGAACACATGACGGGCATACGCGGCCGCCCGGGTGTGGAATACCGCGGCGTGGTGTCCGACGCGGAGAAGTTCTCGCTGATGGCCGGGGCCACCGCCGTGGTAATGCCCTCGGCCTACGAGAGTTTCAGCCTCGCCACGCTGGAGGCGCTCGCCCAGCGAACCCCCGTGCTGGTGAACGAAGCCTGTGCGGTGCTCGCGGACCACGCCCGGGTCAGCGGCGGCGGGCTGGCGTACCGCGGCGCGGAGCCGTTCGTCGCCGGGCTGGAGCAGATCCTCGCCGAACCCGACCCGCGCCGCCGCTGGGGCGATCCGGGTCGTGACTACGTGCTCGCGCGCTACCACCCAGACCGGGTTCGCGACGCGCTTGTGGACGAACTGACCGGCACGGGCGGGCCGCGTCGCGCCGGCTGA